TGTGCTTGCAGAGGGATCAACAAGGCGCATGGTTGAGCTTCCTGTCAGGGAGGGCAGCAGTCTCCAGGGCCTTTCGGTACTTGATTCAGATATCCATGAAAGAACAGGGGTCATAGTCCTGGGTGTTGGACATGGAGATGAACTCATAATAGACCCTCCAAGGGATTACAGATTCAAAGCAGGGGACGTGATCCTTGCCGCGGGAAAGGAGGATGAAATAGAGAAGTTCAGAGATTATATGGGGGGATGATTTGTGGGGTTTGGGTTTCCTTTGAAATAGGGAAGTTCAGAGTATGTATGGATGGCTATTGAATTTTTGGGATTTCCACCCTTATCCTTCCAAGGGGCTCCACCCTCACGGATCCATCATAGATTGTCCTGAAACTGTAGGCCATGACCATAACACCCCTCTCATATGCCTCTCGCAGTGCGGATGCAAAATCAGGATCCATATCAACGTTGGGTGAGAATACACGTGCATCTTCACCAAAGACAAGGAAGAGGACGGCACCCATGTACCCATCATCAAGGGCATCCGCCAGTTCCATGACATGCCTCCGGCCCCTCTCTGTGGGTGCATCAGGAAAGAGTGCAAGGCCATCAACCACGAGGGTGCAGCCCTTCACCTCAAGGAGCATGGGCTTTCCGTTGGATAGGAGAAAATCAAGGCGGCTTTCACCGAAACTGAACTCCCTCCTCTCTATCCGGAAACCCTCGAGTTCCTCCACAAGTCCGGAGTTTATTATTTCAGCGGCAAGGTCGCTGTGAAAACCCGAGTTTATAAGGACCCACCCATGACACCTTCTAACTGCTATAACATCAAATTCAGTCTTCCGACCCCCACCATCGGCCTTCTTGAGCAATACTTCCCTTCCAGGGATGAGGAGTTCCTTCAACCTGCCAGGATCCCTGAGGTGTGCCAGTTTCTTCTCTCCATCAACATCCACCACCATGGTGAACCTGTTTGGCCTGTCAATGTACACCCCGCATATGATGTTATCAATCTTCACTGCAGCCACCCTTATATAATGTGAATATCTAAAGGAATATTAATCATTCCATGGATATGAACCATTGCCTGTGATGAGTGGATAGGAGCCATCATCATGTGGTACATGATTAAATCAAGGACATCCGTGTCTCTATGGGACGGTAATTCCATGGATATTAATGATGAGGTGAGAGAACTTGCATCCAAGACCCAGTCCAATAGCAGCATCACTGTACACCCTCAGAGACCTTGATGCTGATGTCATAATCCTTCACGGCCCCCACGGTTGCTGTTTCAGGACAGGCCGACTCCTTGAAACCGATGGGGTCAGGGTACTAACAACCGCCATGTCTGAACAGGATTTCATCTTCGGAGCAACAGATAAACTAACAGAGACCCTTAAGAAGGCCTATGAGATGTTCTCACCGGACCTTGTTGGGGTGGTGGGTACCTGCGCAAGCATGATAATAGGGGAGGATCTCAGGGAGGCTGTCCAGAGGGCAGATATACCCTCAAGGGTCCTCACGGTTGAGTCCCATGGAGGATTTGGTGAAGGGGATAACACCGAGGGGGCCATAATAGTCCTTGAAGCCGCTGCAGAGCAGGGTATAATCTCAGGGGAGGAGGCTGAGAGGCAGATAAGAATGCTTAAACTCGCCACCGAGATTGAGAAGACAAGGGGGATGGCCCAGGGAGAATATATAAGGCCATCCTACGGTGATGATAAGGACATGGTGGCAGCTGAACTCATTGATGCCCTAAGGGATGGTAAGAGGGTTGCCCTTGTCCTCAATGCAAAGAAGGAGACATCCTATCTCTTTGCTGATTTACTGAGGCTGCCCTTTAGGGCAGTGAACCCGGATAATCCACCGCTTATAATCGCAAACCTTGACGTAAAGACGGGTCTTCCAAGGATACGCAGACACGCAGAGAACATCCTCTCAGAGATAGAGGCGGCCGGTAACAGGGTGGACCATGTAACAGGTGGTCTTGATGAGTATCCTGTAACCGGGGGGAGGGCTGCTGAAATCCTGAGTGAGGAGGCAGTAGAATTTGCGGTCGTATCTGGTGTTCCACACGCCCTCCCTGTTGAGGAACTTGAACTCACCTCTGTAGCGGTTACGGATGGACCCCGCCTGGTGGAGCCCCTCAGGAGGCTCGGCTACACCTTCGTGGTCGCTGAACTGGACGCCCACTCAAGGACCCTTGGACAGGACTCAATTGTTGAATCTGACTTTGGAGATGCACTTAGAAGAAAAATGGAAAGGTGATATCATTGGCTGAAACTGTTGGAATGATACTGTGTGGAGGCTTCGGTAAGAGGCTGAGGCCTCTGACCGAGAAGATACCAAAGCCCCTCATCGAAATCAAGGAGGGCTACACCATACTGGATAAACAGTTATTTGACCTTAAAAATGCCGGGATAAATAGGGTTTACCTCCTTACAGGGTTCCTGGGGGAAAAAATAGAGGAAAGGTATGGTGATGAGTACAAGGGGCTTCAGATAGAATATGTGAGGGAGGAGAAACCCCTGGGCACCCTGAACGCCATAAGGATGGGGATGGAGGTCATTGATGGTGATAAGCAGTGCGTGATAAGGAACGGGGACGTTGTGGCCGACCTGAACATAAAGAAGATGATACACCTTGGCGAAATCTCCGACTACCTCCTCACAATGTTCATAACAAGGATGCAGTCACCCTACGGTATAGTGGAGGTCAGCGGTGATAAGATAGTTAACTTCCGGGAGAAGCCCGTTCTCGACTATTACATCAACGCAGGGGTCTACTTCTCAAAGGGCAGCCTTGACTTCGGGGACTTTGAATCAGGTGACATTGAAAAAACACTCTTCCCGCTGATGGCCAAGGAGAACAAGCTCGGCTACTATAAGGAGGACGGACTCTTCTGGATGGCCATCGACACATCAAAGGAGCTTGAGGAGATAAGGAAGGAATACCATAACAGGGAAGACAAGCCATGGGGCTATGAGAAGATACTTATAAACACCGAGAAGTACCTTACAAAGGAGCTCTTCATAAGGGAGGGGTACCGTACATCCTTTCATTATCATGAGGAGAAGGATGAGACAATGTACATAATATCAGGTTCAGGTTACATAGAATTTGAGGACAGGAAGGAGTACTTCAGCAAGAACGACACTGTCAGGATTGAACCGGGTGAAAGGCACTCCATCGTTGCAATGGAGAACACGGTGCTCCATGAGGTCTCAACACCCCACCCGGATGACACTGTGAGGGTCACGGATTACTATACAAGGTGAGTTCCTGGAATGATGGGGGAGTTCATAAAGTTAATCACATGAAAGAAGGGTGAATGCATTGATAGCCATCATAGACTACGGGAGCGGAAATCTAAGGAGCATAAGCAACGCATTCAGACGCATAGGTGCCGATGCACTGGTAACATCCAGCAGCAAAACCATGGATGAAGCAGATGCAATCGTCCTTCCAGGTGTAGGGGCCTTTGGAAGTGCAATGGAAAAACTTGAGGAGTCAAGGGAAACCATACTTGAAAATATAGGTGAGGGCAAACCATTCCTTGGGATCTGCCTTGGCCTCCAGGTCCTCCTTGATGAGAGTCAGGAATCACCCGGTGTCAGGGGCCTCGGCCTTGTACCAGGCAGGGTTTTAAGGATACCCCCAGGGAACAAGGTGCCCCATATGGGCTGGAACCAGCTTATAATAAAGAGGGACTCTCAACTCCTTGATGGGGTGGATGATGAGTACTTCTACTTTGTCCACTCCTACCATGCAGAACCAGAGGGGGATGTGGTTTCCGCAACAACGGATTATGGTATTGAAATGACCGCGGTCATCGAGAAGGACAACATCCACGCCACACAGTTCCACCCTGAGAAGAGTGGAGAGGCGGGACTGGATATCCTGAGAAACTTTACAGGGATAATAAAGGCTTAAAAGGGGATTGAATGGATATAGAAGGATTTGTAAGGCGCAACATTGAGTCAATGGATGAGGAATCGGTTAAAAGGGTCCTGTCAGAGAGGATAATGGAGTTGAAGGATATTGACATTGAAACCTCCATGAAAATGGCCGAAGCAGTTGTTTATGAGGTTAAAAAGACGCTTGAACTTGAAGGGGTCGATGAAACACTCAGGGAAATAGTATCCTACCCATCTGCAGGGGTTGCCATGGGAGAGATGGGTGTGGGATCCAGGGGTGAGGGAGACTTCTTTGTCCACAGGAAAATCGCCGAAATAGTGTCAAGCACAGGGACATCGGCCTTCATAAACCCCTCCGCCCAGGATGATGGTGGTGTTGTTAAAACATCCGCAGGAAGCAGTGAGGTCTACATAACAACGGCGGTGGACGGGATACACTCCAGGCTCAGCGAGTACCCCTTCCTAGGAGGGTTCCACGTCACCAGGGCGGCCCTCAGGGATGTGTGTGTCATGGGCTCCCGGCCCCTCGCCCTTCTAAGCGACCTCCACCTTGCAGATGATGGTGACGTGGGGAAACTCTTTGACTTCACGGCCGGAGTCTCAGCGGTCTCCGAACTCGTGGGGGTGCCGGTGGTTGCCGGGAGCACACTGAGGGTTGGAGGTGACATGGTCCTCGGCGACAGGCTGGTCAGTGCGGTTGGTGCCATAGGCTTCTCAGAGACACCGCCCACTGCAAGGAAGAGGGCCGAGGCAGGTGACGTCATACTCCTCACCGAGGGATCAGGCGGCGGCACCATAACAACAACGGCAATCTACCACGGCCTCTTCGATGTTGTATGGGAGACCCTTGATGTTAACTTCATAAGGGCATCTGAGGCCATAATGGATGCGGGTATCCTGGGGGATATCCATGCAATGACCGATGTAACAAACGGGGGACTCAGGGGTGATGCCCATGAGATCTCATCAACCACAGGGATGGGCCTTAAATTCGATGCCGAGGCAATACGGTCCATGATAAACCCAAGGGTCCTTGAGATGCTTGAGGACCTTGAAATAGACCCCCTGGGTGTTTCAATCGACTCGCTGATGATAATAGCCCCTGAAGATATTGCAGATAAGGCAATGGCTGCTGTAAGGGGGGCTGGTGTTGACGTGGCTGAGATAGGGGTGGTCACGGATTCAGGCATCCCCCTGCTTAACAGGGACGGTTCAGCCGAGGAGCTAAGACCCCTATTCAGGGAGGCGGCCTACACACAGATAAAGAAGATGGTGGGGGATAAAACCCCTGAGGACTTTGATGAGATGAAGAGGATGGTTGAGGAGGCAGCAAGGAGGGCCATAGAGAAGAAGGATATGGTTGTTCAGATGATAAGGGACAGATAGACTTTGCTGCAAACAGAAACTCATGGGGGATAGGTATGGATGAGCATGGCTACATATCAACCCTTGACGCTGTACTCGCCCTTACGGTGGTTTTTCTCATGGCGGCTTCCTTCATGGGCACAGCCCCCACACCCATCCAGGGGATAAACCATGGGGCCGGGGATGTCCTTGACACCGTGGCAACCTATCCAGAGGACCGCAGCATTCTCGATGAACTCGCAGAGTCAGGTGACCCTGGGGCGGCATCAGAGTTTCTAAATGAGACCCTCACTGGAATGAAGTACAATTTAACCATGGACAACGGCTCGGGTGAGGTGACTGTGGCCTCCAATGATGAAATGGGGGGTGAGGATGACCTTGATGTTGCGGTAAGAAACAGGGGGGACCTGACCTTTAGGCTCTATGTGTGGAGGAGCTAGACCGCAGGGAGTCTCTCTAAAAATTTAAATACTGGAATGGAAAAACATTTAAGATGTGAACCATAACCGTCCATGAACTCATTCTTGCCCTGATAGTGTAGCGGATATCACGTAGGACTGCGGATCCTATTACCCGGGTTCAAGTCCCGGTCAGGGCACTCTATTTATAAGAACCATTTTGCTTGTCAGATATCGCTCCGTCCTGAGTCTCAACTCTCGGTGCACTGCAAATTTTTGAGAAAAATAAAGCATAACATGATACCGGTAACCTACTTTATCCTCGACGGACATATCATTAAATACAAGATTTGATGGGGTGATTGTAATGGGGAGATACTTCAATGAGGATATTGAGACAATGGAGAGGGAGGACCTTGACGCCCTTGTGGAGGAGAGGATAAGGTACACGGTTAAATATGCCTATGAGAACTCTCCATTCTACAGGAAATGGTTCGGTAGAAGGGGGATAAAACCTTCTGATATAAGAACCCATGATGACCTCCGTGAGCTCCCGATAATAACCGGCGAAACCATCAGGGAGAACCAGCCACCCGAGACCAGGGACTTTGAATTTAAATGCTTACCATGGGAGGATATATTCACTATCCATGAGACAAGCGGCACCAGCGGGAGGCCCAAGGCCTTCTTCCTGACATGGGATGACTGGAACAGGTATGCTGAGAAGTATGCAAGGTCATTCGTGTCACAGGGCTTCGGTGAGGGTGACAGGGTCGTTGTCTGCGCATCCTATGGCATGAATGTGGGTGCCAACACCATGACGCTGGCAGCCCATAAAATCGGGATGACAATAATACCCGAAGGCAAATGCACGTTCCCTGTGAGGATAATAGAGAGCTACAGGCCCACAGGGATAGTTGCAAGCATATTCAAACTTTTAAGGCTTGCAAGGAGGATGAAGGAACGGGGACTTGACCCGCAGGAGTCAAGCATAGAGAGGCTCGTTGTGGGTGGTGAGAGCTTTGCACCGGAGTCAAGATCATACACCGAGGAGGTATGGGGTGTTGAGGTCTACAATACCTATGGAAGCACCGAGGGCACCATGTGCGGGGAGTGCAGCTTCAGGGAGGGCCTCCATGTCCCTGAGGACCTGGTGCATCTGGATGTCTATGACCCCACAATGAGGGACTTTGTTGATGATGGTGAATGCGGAAGGATAGTACTCACAACGCTCCTCCCTGTCGGTGAAAAGACCGGCACACTGCTCCTGAATTATGATACAGAGGACACCACGGTTGTACTCTCAAGGGAGAAGTGCAGATGCGGCAGGACCCACATGAGGATAATGAACCCTGAAAGGGAGGCGGAGACCTTCTGGGTGGCCGGACACCCCTTTAACAGGGTTGATGTGGAGGCGGCTGTCTTCCAGAGGGAGAACATGGATTACCTTACAGGTGAATATGAGGCGTTCCTCTACGGTGATGAGGACGAAGGAAAGGTTACAATGAGGGTGTCGCTTGAATGCGAGGACCCTGAAAATTGTGCCCGTGAAACTGTAAGGGAGAACTTTATAGGAGCCTTCTTCAAATATAAGAAGGAACTATTGGAGGCCTACAATGATGGCCTCTTTGAGATAATATTCAACTTCACAGGTCCCGGTGAACTGGAATTCTACAGGATAAAGGGAAGACCGAAACGTATTGTTGATAGAAGATGAATGCATGATCAGGGCACTGATCTGAGGGGCCAGTTCATGAACAAGGCCCCGATAATCTATTCAGGGGAAATATAATGCTTAATGCAGAGACTTACCTCACATCAGTGAAAGGAACAGGTGGAAGAATACGGGTCCATAACAGGGACTTTTATGTCGAGGAGATACCCCTACAGGAGCCAACTGGAAGCGGACCAAACACATGGATATGGATAGAGAAGGAGGGCAGGACAACCCTCGATGTGCTACTGGACATTGCAAGGGAGCTTCACCTTGACAGGAGGAGGATGGGATTTGCAGGGATGAAGGATAAGAGGGCGGTTACAAGGCAGTGGATATGTGTCAGCAACACAGAACCCGAAGATGTAAGGAGGATAGAGGACAGGATAAGAAACGTGAGGTTCATCAGGGTTACCAGGAACGAAAAGAAACTCCGGATGGGCCAGCTTCTAGGTAACAGGTTCAGGATACTGATAAGGGACCCTGAAACCGATGACCCCCTTGAGTCAACCATCAGGGTCCTTGAGGAACTCTCTGAGAAGGGAGTTCCAAACTATTATGGATGGCAGAGGTTCGGAAGCCCAAGGACAACGACGCACCTTGTTGGAAGGGCCCTTGTCAATGATGACGTGAAGGGGGCTGTCGATGCATATATAGGCAATCCCATTGAGGGGGAACCTGAAGGTGTCTTCAGGGCAAGGAAGCTCTATGATGAGGGTGATATTGAGGCCGCCCTTGAAGCGATGCCCCCATCAATGAGGTATGAGCGGATGATGCTGCAGCCAATCTTAAGGGACCTCAGGAGGGATGGTATTACAGAGGAATCATATATAAAGGCCATACAGGTCCTCCCCAAGCCCCTTAAGAGGATATTCGTACATGCATACCAGTCCTACCTCTTTAACAGGGCCGTGAGTGAAAGGCTTCCCCTCGGGATAAACCGGTACGTGCCAGGGGATATCGTTATTGATAATGAACAGCACATAATACATGATGCGGATCCCGGGGAACTCGAGGAGATGATCCTCAACTTCGAGGCCCATCCAACAGCCCCCCTCTATGGCAGCAAGGTACCCCTTGCATCCGGCAGACCCGGTGAAATTGAACGCCGGATACTTGAGGAGGAAGGTGTTTCAGCCGGGGACTTTGAATGCAGGAGGATGAGGGGCCTTGGAAGCCATGGAATGAGGAGGGCCATACGCTTCAGACTTTGGGATGCCTCTGCATCAGAGGGCCCTGATGGGATCACTGTGGAATTTTCAATACCTAAGGGGTGCTATGCAACCTCTGTACTCAGGGAGATAATGAAGGTGGACGCTGCATAGCACCATGAAGATGTATGGAGATGATTTCGTGGAGGTTAAATGCAGGATTATTTCAAGGGGAACAGGAAGGGGCCATGTGATGATATCAGATGAACCCATAAGCTTCCTTGGAGGCGTGGACCCTGAAACAGGCAGGGTATCCGACCCAAAACACCCGCTCCACGGGAGGAGCATGAAGGGACGGGTCCTTGTAATACCAGGAGGCAGGGGGTCCACGGTGGGGTCCTATGTGATATTCCAGATGGCAAAGAATGAAACCGCCCCAGCAGCCATAATATGCCTGAATGCAGAGCCAATAATTGCAACGGGCGCCATAATGGCGGGAATACCCATGGTTGACAGGCCTGAGGAGGATATAATGGAGGTCCTCCATGAATCCATGGAGGTTGAGGTTGACGCAGAAAAGGGGATAATAAGGTTTTCATGAGGGGCGCCCCATATTCAGCCGCGGGTTAAGGGTTCTCAGGAGGCTGCCAGCGGTCCCCCCAAGTATTCCGAGGCTTATATCACCTGCAAGGGCATAGATGAGTATCATGATTATGAAAGTGTTCATCTGCCATGTTCTTATATAAACAAGGAGTATATTGATCATGCCCACGGATGCTCCGATTAGAGCACCATTAAATACCCCTTTAAGGTAATGACCATCCGCTATATACCCTCCGGCAATTGATGCAACGACTATTGACATCAAACCTGAAATTTCAGGAGTAATAAATCTAAATACTGGTTCAAGGGCTCCTGTAAGTATCACGCCGGATGCAACGGCCTTCCAGCTGAATCCAATCTCCATGTTAATCATATTGAAACAGTAATATTTAATATCATATATATCTTTTCAGGATATATGGGTTAGGATGGTCCCTGCACCTTTAACATCATCTTGATGATGTGGAGTATCATGGTCCATCTACCCGGCAGATAATGGATACGGGGTTTTTAATGGATAAAAAAACTTTCCTGATCTTCCTGATGGTATGGTTTTCAGGTTTTATTATTTCATCACCTGCAGATAACCTGAAAATCAAGTTTTCAGCAGGGTTCCTGGTAATAATCCTGATTCACATTCTGGGCCTCGAGAGGTGCTCTGATGAGGTAAACCTGAAGGCATTTAACATTACAGCCGTAACCTATCCTGTCATTGAAGTTCTGCTAAGGGCTTCCATCGGGTTTATTGATCCATTAGCGGTTAATATTGCTGAACACTTCCTTGCAGGGGCTGCTGTGGCCTCGGTGATATCGGTGGCCTCATGGGGGACCCTTAAAAAATTAAACTTGAATGAAAGGTTCCTTTTTCTGTCATGCCTCGCCATCGTTATCTGCCTTTTATATGAGCTAATCGGCTACCTCCTTTACTATGAACCAACCGCGGCCCTCTACTCGGATACAATGAGGGACCTTGCCATGAACATAGCAGGATCAGCCACCCTTTCAGTGATAATCCTAGCACTGAACAAGAAACATGGCGCCAGAGAGTCCGCAGATGAGGGGACTAGCGGACCTTGATGGTTAATGGTCCTATCCATCATTATTCATATCAGTTTGATATCATGGGAGTGATGGTGGTGTGGTGTTGTTAACAGGAGGAGCTGAAGGAGAATCACCACTGTCTTCGGTATTTGAACGGACCTTCTCCATGTCCTGTGCTGAATTAAGGCTGCTTTTCTGGAAATAGGACCTGTAAATCACAAGGGCAAGTATTGCAACAACTATTATCGCCCCGAAAAGCAGTATGTACTCCGATGAGCCCTGCCCGCAATCATCATCAAGGATGGTCATCATTAAGATCACCCAAATAATTAATATGCCTCACAGAGATATTTAAGGATTGATGTAATAAGGGTGTTCTCATGGAAATGATAATCAGGGGGGAAGTCCTGAATCTTGAAACAGGCGAACACAACAGGAGATCCATCCTAGTAGAGAATAACAGGATAAAGGCCGTGAAGAGACATATAAATGGGAAGAACATCATTGATGCTTCAGATAAATTCATCCTCCCGGGCTTTGTGGATCTGCACGTGCACCTGATGGAGGACGGCTTCAGGGTTGAAAGCAAACTTGATGACCCCCTATCCCTCTATTTCTACAGGGCAACCCTTAACATGAGGTCAACAATCGAGGCAGGGGTTACAACGATGAGGGACGCTGGACTGGCAGACAGGGGTGTTAAAATGGCAGCGGAAGCTGGTATAATCCCATCACCCCGTATCCAGATAAGCGTAACTCCCCTTTCAATTACAGGGGGACACTTTGACTTCCACACCCCCTCAGGACTCAACCTTGAAAGAACCTACCCTGGACTTCCATCAGGGATCTGTGACGGAGTATCCTCTGCCAGGAAGAAGACAAGGGAGGTCCTGAGGGATGGTGCGGAGGTGGTGAAGGTCATGGCAACAGGGGGCGTTATGAGCAGCACAGACAGCCCATCAGATACACAGTTCACGGTCCAGGAACTTGCAGCGATAGTTGAAGAGGCATCCTTCAGGAACAGGAGGGTCATGGTACACGCCCATGGCCTCGAGGGTATAAAAAACTCCCTCAAGGCAGGGGTCCACTCGGTGGAACATGGAACATACATTGATAAAAAAACAGCCCGCCACATGGCTGAAATGGGAACCTACCTTGTACCCACATTCCTTGTAACCAGGGTCAACTGCAGGAGGGCCCAAAGGGATGAGCTGCCAGAGTACAGCCGCAGGGACGCCATAGAGGTTGCCAGGGTCCACAGGGAAAACATGGAAACAGCCCACGCAGAGGGTGTTAAAATGGTTATGGGGACGGATTCAGGGGTAATTGGACATGGAGAAAACCTCAGGGAACTTGAATACCTTGTGGATATAGGGATGGACCCCCTTGAAGCCCTAAGGGCAGGTACAATCAGAGCAGCCGAGTGCATGGGATGGGATGACAGGATAGGGAGCATAGAAGCAGGAAAATATGCTGACCTTGTCATAACAGACGTCAACCCCCT
The sequence above is drawn from the Methanothermobacter wolfeii genome and encodes:
- the sfsA gene encoding DNA/RNA nuclease SfsA, which codes for MKIDNIICGVYIDRPNRFTMVVDVDGEKKLAHLRDPGRLKELLIPGREVLLKKADGGGRKTEFDVIAVRRCHGWVLINSGFHSDLAAEIINSGLVEELEGFRIERREFSFGESRLDFLLSNGKPMLLEVKGCTLVVDGLALFPDAPTERGRRHVMELADALDDGYMGAVLFLVFGEDARVFSPNVDMDPDFASALREAYERGVMVMAYSFRTIYDGSVRVEPLGRIRVEIPKIQ
- the cfbD gene encoding Ni-sirohydrochlorin a,c-diamide reductive cyclase catalytic subunit, yielding MHPRPSPIAASLYTLRDLDADVIILHGPHGCCFRTGRLLETDGVRVLTTAMSEQDFIFGATDKLTETLKKAYEMFSPDLVGVVGTCASMIIGEDLREAVQRADIPSRVLTVESHGGFGEGDNTEGAIIVLEAAAEQGIISGEEAERQIRMLKLATEIEKTRGMAQGEYIRPSYGDDKDMVAAELIDALRDGKRVALVLNAKKETSYLFADLLRLPFRAVNPDNPPLIIANLDVKTGLPRIRRHAENILSEIEAAGNRVDHVTGGLDEYPVTGGRAAEILSEEAVEFAVVSGVPHALPVEELELTSVAVTDGPRLVEPLRRLGYTFVVAELDAHSRTLGQDSIVESDFGDALRRKMER
- a CDS encoding sugar phosphate nucleotidyltransferase, with the translated sequence MAETVGMILCGGFGKRLRPLTEKIPKPLIEIKEGYTILDKQLFDLKNAGINRVYLLTGFLGEKIEERYGDEYKGLQIEYVREEKPLGTLNAIRMGMEVIDGDKQCVIRNGDVVADLNIKKMIHLGEISDYLLTMFITRMQSPYGIVEVSGDKIVNFREKPVLDYYINAGVYFSKGSLDFGDFESGDIEKTLFPLMAKENKLGYYKEDGLFWMAIDTSKELEEIRKEYHNREDKPWGYEKILINTEKYLTKELFIREGYRTSFHYHEEKDETMYIISGSGYIEFEDRKEYFSKNDTVRIEPGERHSIVAMENTVLHEVSTPHPDDTVRVTDYYTR
- the hisH gene encoding imidazole glycerol phosphate synthase subunit HisH, giving the protein MIAIIDYGSGNLRSISNAFRRIGADALVTSSSKTMDEADAIVLPGVGAFGSAMEKLEESRETILENIGEGKPFLGICLGLQVLLDESQESPGVRGLGLVPGRVLRIPPGNKVPHMGWNQLIIKRDSQLLDGVDDEYFYFVHSYHAEPEGDVVSATTDYGIEMTAVIEKDNIHATQFHPEKSGEAGLDILRNFTGIIKA
- a CDS encoding AIR synthase-related protein, producing the protein MDIEGFVRRNIESMDEESVKRVLSERIMELKDIDIETSMKMAEAVVYEVKKTLELEGVDETLREIVSYPSAGVAMGEMGVGSRGEGDFFVHRKIAEIVSSTGTSAFINPSAQDDGGVVKTSAGSSEVYITTAVDGIHSRLSEYPFLGGFHVTRAALRDVCVMGSRPLALLSDLHLADDGDVGKLFDFTAGVSAVSELVGVPVVAGSTLRVGGDMVLGDRLVSAVGAIGFSETPPTARKRAEAGDVILLTEGSGGGTITTTAIYHGLFDVVWETLDVNFIRASEAIMDAGILGDIHAMTDVTNGGLRGDAHEISSTTGMGLKFDAEAIRSMINPRVLEMLEDLEIDPLGVSIDSLMIIAPEDIADKAMAAVRGAGVDVAEIGVVTDSGIPLLNRDGSAEELRPLFREAAYTQIKKMVGDKTPEDFDEMKRMVEEAARRAIEKKDMVVQMIRDR
- the ftsA gene encoding coenzyme F390 synthetase; translated protein: MGRYFNEDIETMEREDLDALVEERIRYTVKYAYENSPFYRKWFGRRGIKPSDIRTHDDLRELPIITGETIRENQPPETRDFEFKCLPWEDIFTIHETSGTSGRPKAFFLTWDDWNRYAEKYARSFVSQGFGEGDRVVVCASYGMNVGANTMTLAAHKIGMTIIPEGKCTFPVRIIESYRPTGIVASIFKLLRLARRMKERGLDPQESSIERLVVGGESFAPESRSYTEEVWGVEVYNTYGSTEGTMCGECSFREGLHVPEDLVHLDVYDPTMRDFVDDGECGRIVLTTLLPVGEKTGTLLLNYDTEDTTVVLSREKCRCGRTHMRIMNPEREAETFWVAGHPFNRVDVEAAVFQRENMDYLTGEYEAFLYGDEDEGKVTMRVSLECEDPENCARETVRENFIGAFFKYKKELLEAYNDGLFEIIFNFTGPGELEFYRIKGRPKRIVDRR
- the truD gene encoding tRNA pseudouridine(13) synthase TruD, which gives rise to MLNAETYLTSVKGTGGRIRVHNRDFYVEEIPLQEPTGSGPNTWIWIEKEGRTTLDVLLDIARELHLDRRRMGFAGMKDKRAVTRQWICVSNTEPEDVRRIEDRIRNVRFIRVTRNEKKLRMGQLLGNRFRILIRDPETDDPLESTIRVLEELSEKGVPNYYGWQRFGSPRTTTHLVGRALVNDDVKGAVDAYIGNPIEGEPEGVFRARKLYDEGDIEAALEAMPPSMRYERMMLQPILRDLRRDGITEESYIKAIQVLPKPLKRIFVHAYQSYLFNRAVSERLPLGINRYVPGDIVIDNEQHIIHDADPGELEEMILNFEAHPTAPLYGSKVPLASGRPGEIERRILEEEGVSAGDFECRRMRGLGSHGMRRAIRFRLWDASASEGPDGITVEFSIPKGCYATSVLREIMKVDAA
- a CDS encoding DUF126 domain-containing protein, encoding MYGDDFVEVKCRIISRGTGRGHVMISDEPISFLGGVDPETGRVSDPKHPLHGRSMKGRVLVIPGGRGSTVGSYVIFQMAKNETAPAAIICLNAEPIIATGAIMAGIPMVDRPEEDIMEVLHESMEVEVDAEKGIIRFS
- a CDS encoding DUF5518 domain-containing protein translates to MINMEIGFSWKAVASGVILTGALEPVFRFITPEISGLMSIVVASIAGGYIADGHYLKGVFNGALIGASVGMINILLVYIRTWQMNTFIIMILIYALAGDISLGILGGTAGSLLRTLNPRLNMGRPS
- a CDS encoding class III signal peptide-containing protein → MMTILDDDCGQGSSEYILLFGAIIVVAILALVIYRSYFQKSSLNSAQDMEKVRSNTEDSGDSPSAPPVNNTTPPSLP
- a CDS encoding metal-dependent hydrolase family protein, producing MEMIIRGEVLNLETGEHNRRSILVENNRIKAVKRHINGKNIIDASDKFILPGFVDLHVHLMEDGFRVESKLDDPLSLYFYRATLNMRSTIEAGVTTMRDAGLADRGVKMAAEAGIIPSPRIQISVTPLSITGGHFDFHTPSGLNLERTYPGLPSGICDGVSSARKKTREVLRDGAEVVKVMATGGVMSSTDSPSDTQFTVQELAAIVEEASFRNRRVMVHAHGLEGIKNSLKAGVHSVEHGTYIDKKTARHMAEMGTYLVPTFLVTRVNCRRAQRDELPEYSRRDAIEVARVHRENMETAHAEGVKMVMGTDSGVIGHGENLRELEYLVDIGMDPLEALRAGTIRAAECMGWDDRIGSIEAGKYADLVITDVNPLEEIGGLADRESILWVVKDGRVYRSQGDDDED